In a single window of the Bos javanicus breed banteng chromosome 16, ARS-OSU_banteng_1.0, whole genome shotgun sequence genome:
- the LOC133227423 gene encoding histone H4-like: protein MSGRGKGGKGLGNGGATRHRKVLRDNIQGITKPAIRRLARRGGVKRISGLIYEETRGVLKVFLENVIQDVVTYTEHAKRKTVTAMDVVYALKRQGRTLHGFGG, encoded by the coding sequence ATGTCTGGTCGTGGGAAGGGTGGCAAAGGCCTCGGCAACGGGGGGGCTACGCGCCATCGCAAAGTCTTGCGGGACAACATTCAGGGTATTACTAAGCCAGCTATCCGGCGTCTGGCTCGTCGTGGAGGCGTCAAACGTATCTCTGGTCTTATCTACGAAGAGACTCGTGGGGTGCTGAAAGTGTTTCTGGAAAATGTGATCCAGGACGTGGTCACCTATACGGAGCACGCTAAGCGCAAGACTGTTACCGCCATGGATGTGGTCTACGCGCTCAAACGTCAGGGCCGTACCCTTCACGGTTTTGGCGGTTGA